The genomic interval GCCGGCTGATGTGGCCCATCCGCGACATCGGCGGCGACGTCGTCGGCTTCGGCGCCCGCAAGCTCCACGACGCGGACAACGGCCCCAAGTACCTCAACACGCCCGAGACGGCGATCTACAAGAAGTCCCAGGTCCTCTACGGCATCGACCTGGCGAAGAAGGACATCGCGAAGTCCTCCCGCGCGGTCGTCGTCGAGGGCTACACCGACGTCATGGCCTGCCACCTCGCGGGCGTGACGACGGCCATCGCCACCTGCGGCACCGCCTTCGGCGGCGACCACATCAAGATCCTGCGCCGCCTGCTGATGGACAACGGCTCGGCGCGCGTCATCTTCACCTTCGACGGCGACGCGGCCGGCCAGAAGGCCGCCCTGCGCGCCTTCGAGGACGACCAGAAGTTCGCCGCCGAGACGTACATCGCCATCGCGCCCGACGGCATGGACCCCTGCGACCTGCGGCTCGCCAAGGGCGACGAGGCGGTCGCCGACCTGGTCGAGCCGCGCACCCCGCTGTTCGAGTTCGCGCTCCGCCAGATCGTCGGCCGCTACGACCTGGACACCCCGGCCGGCCGCGCCGCCGCCCTCGACGAGGCCGCCCCGGTCGTGGCCCGGATCAAGAACAGCGGCGCCCAGCACGAGGTCGCCGTCCAGCTCGCCGGGATGCTCGGCATCCTCGACACGCAGTTCGTCGTGAAGCGGGTCGCCCAGCTCGCCCGCTGGGCCCGCGACCGCGGCGGCAAGGGCCCGGCCCCCGAGCACCGCCGTCCCGCCGGCGGCCCCCAGCAGTACGCCGCCGCGCCGGCCGCCCCGCGCGGCCCCGCCCTGAACCTCCGCAACCCGGTCTTCGCCACCGAGCGCGAACTGCTCAAGCTCGCCCTCCAGCGTCCGGAGCTGGTCTCGCCCGCCTTCGACGCGTACGGCGTCGACGAGTTCACCGCCCCGCCCTACGCGGCCGTGCGCCAGGCGATCCTGGACGCGGGCGGCGCCGAGCACGGCGTCCACGACCCGCAGGAGTATCTGATCCGGGTCCGCGACGCGGCCCCCGACGACACGGTCCGCGCCATGGTCACGGAGCTGGCGGTCGAGGCGATCATGCTGCACCGGGGCGTCAAGGACGTCGACGAGACCTATGCGGGCGCCCAGCTCGT from Streptomyces sp. DH-12 carries:
- the dnaG gene encoding DNA primase, producing the protein MAGRINDEDVKAVRDAVPIDAVVSEYLQLRNAGGGNLKGLCPFHDEKSPSFQVSPSKGLFHCFGCQEGGDTLTFVMKIDHLSFSEAVERLAGQAGITLRYEEGGYNPAHQRGERIRLVEAHKLAAEWYAEQLATSPEAETGRLFLAERGFDQAAAVHFGVGYSPQGWDHLTRFLRGKGFSDKELVLSGLAQEGRRGPIDRFRGRLMWPIRDIGGDVVGFGARKLHDADNGPKYLNTPETAIYKKSQVLYGIDLAKKDIAKSSRAVVVEGYTDVMACHLAGVTTAIATCGTAFGGDHIKILRRLLMDNGSARVIFTFDGDAAGQKAALRAFEDDQKFAAETYIAIAPDGMDPCDLRLAKGDEAVADLVEPRTPLFEFALRQIVGRYDLDTPAGRAAALDEAAPVVARIKNSGAQHEVAVQLAGMLGILDTQFVVKRVAQLARWARDRGGKGPAPEHRRPAGGPQQYAAAPAAPRGPALNLRNPVFATERELLKLALQRPELVSPAFDAYGVDEFTAPPYAAVRQAILDAGGAEHGVHDPQEYLIRVRDAAPDDTVRAMVTELAVEAIMLHRGVKDVDETYAGAQLVTVRRRAVERRIRDITSRLTRLGNHGEPSELAAVQNELWVLQQYDQALREHGAAAL